In one window of Apus apus isolate bApuApu2 chromosome 28 unlocalized genomic scaffold, bApuApu2.pri.cur SUPER_28_unloc_1, whole genome shotgun sequence DNA:
- the LETMD1 gene encoding LETM1 domain-containing protein 1 isoform X2, which yields MVVGSSCPLRALGGGVPISLSPPGRSHSSASPLTPICPPAFPGAFPPGLTWRGEGGSCRVPVCYRSGRAGPRALLAALASRAKTFPRTYERFLQGSCPRLYLLHTTFSRGIQALLLEVQEIRKIRWKMSQQSLRVQQLPYRDMERLRQVFLPTPAPDPLLLDPCPAGGIPGDLRLHPERFLPGCGAEFSTGSSFPSGAAAGTAPAGALRRGAERFSAVRGRALRPPEFVFGISAGSEQAPGVPRASPEPGPVPHHAPPGVSPAAAPAEPRPGDRAPGPGAAAARAGPALRGGAAGGLLPPWPELHSPGPGRVPSVAAAVAGAVLQAPSLRSLPAGQQPGPAVPQLPPGQGVRGPGPFPAFPRQEISA from the exons ATGGTGGTGGGGTCCTCATGCCCTCTCAGGGCacttggggggggggtcccCATCTCCCTATCCCCTCCAGGGCGGTCCCACAGCTCAGCCTCACCTCTCACTCCAATCTGTCCCCCTGCTTTCCCTGGAGCTTTTCCCCCAGGACTAACgtggaggggggagggggggtccTGCAGGGTCCCCGTTTGCTACCGctcgggccgggccgggcccagggccctcctggctgctttGGCCTCCAGAGCCAAGACCTTTCCCAGGACCTACGAGAGGTTCCTGCAGGGGAGCTGCCCTCGCCTCTACCTGCTGCACACTACCTTCagcagag GAATCCAAGCACTGCTTCTGGAAGTccaagaaatcagaaaaatccGATGGAAAATGTCCCAGCAGAGCCTGAGGGTGCAGCAGCTCCCGTACCGGGACATGGAGCGGCTGCGGCAG GTATTTCTTCCCACGCCAGCTCCTGATCCGCTACTTCTGGACCCCTGCCCAGCAGGTGGAATTCCTGGAGACCTACGACTCCATCCGGAGAGATTCCTACCTGGATGTGGTGCAGAGTTTAGCACTGGCAGCTCGTTCCCTTCCGGAGCGGCGGCTGGGACAGCGCCTGCAGGAGCTCTGCGCCGAG GTGCTGAGAGGTTCTCAGCCGTGCGTGGCCGAGCTCTGCGCCCTCCGGAGTTTGTTTTCGGGATCTCCGCTGGCTCTGAACAAGCTCCAGGTGTCCCACGTG CGAGCCCTGAGCCGGGTCCTGTTCCTCACCACGCACCTCCCGGCGTTTCTCCTGCGGCGGCGCCTGCGGAGCCACGTCCTGGAGATCGGGCACCTGGACCGGGCGCTGCTGCGGCTCGGGCTGGGCCAGCTCTCCGAGGAGGAGCTGCGGGCG gctTGTTACCTCCGTGGCCTGAACTCCACTCACCTGGGCCCGGCCGAGTGCCGAgtgtggctgcagcagtggctggggCTGTCCTGCAAGCTCCAAG cctCCGAAGCCTCCCTGCTGGCCAACAGCCTGGTCCTGCTGTCCCTCAACTACCTCCGGGCCAAGGAGTGAGGGGCCCGGGGCCTTTCCCAGCCTTTCCACGCCAGGAAATTTCAGCTTAG
- the LETMD1 gene encoding LETM1 domain-containing protein 1 isoform X3, with the protein MALARAGCRLLCRLGPGPGPPSCPRPGRGAPRVPVCYRSGRAGPRALLAALASRAKTFPRTYERFLQGSCPRLYLLHTTFSRGIQALLLEVQEIRKIRWKMSQQSLRVQQLPYRDMERLRQFRRDVLKALPIGVLAIPPFANFLVIVLMYFFPRQLLIRYFWTPAQQVEFLETYDSIRRDSYLDVVQSLALAARSLPERRLGQRLQELCAEVLRGSQPCVAELCALRSLFSGSPLALNKLQVSHVRALSRVLFLTTHLPAFLLRRRLRSHVLEIGHLDRALLRLGLGQLSEEELRAACYLRGLNSTHLGPAECRVWLQQWLGLSCKLQASEASLLANSLVLLSLNYLRAKE; encoded by the exons ATGGCGCTGGCCCGCGCCGGCTGCCGCCTCCTCTGCCGCCTcgggcccgggcccggccccccctcctgcccccgccccggccgggGGGCGCCGAG GGTCCCCGTTTGCTACCGctcgggccgggccgggcccagggccctcctggctgctttGGCCTCCAGAGCCAAGACCTTTCCCAGGACCTACGAGAGGTTCCTGCAGGGGAGCTGCCCTCGCCTCTACCTGCTGCACACTACCTTCagcagag GAATCCAAGCACTGCTTCTGGAAGTccaagaaatcagaaaaatccGATGGAAAATGTCCCAGCAGAGCCTGAGGGTGCAGCAGCTCCCGTACCGGGACATGGAGCGGCTGCGGCAG TTCCGCCGGGACGTGCTCAAGGCTCTTCCCATCGGGGTTCTGGCCATCCCGCCCTTCGCCAACTTCCTGGTCATCGTCCTGAT GTATTTCTTCCCACGCCAGCTCCTGATCCGCTACTTCTGGACCCCTGCCCAGCAGGTGGAATTCCTGGAGACCTACGACTCCATCCGGAGAGATTCCTACCTGGATGTGGTGCAGAGTTTAGCACTGGCAGCTCGTTCCCTTCCGGAGCGGCGGCTGGGACAGCGCCTGCAGGAGCTCTGCGCCGAG GTGCTGAGAGGTTCTCAGCCGTGCGTGGCCGAGCTCTGCGCCCTCCGGAGTTTGTTTTCGGGATCTCCGCTGGCTCTGAACAAGCTCCAGGTGTCCCACGTG CGAGCCCTGAGCCGGGTCCTGTTCCTCACCACGCACCTCCCGGCGTTTCTCCTGCGGCGGCGCCTGCGGAGCCACGTCCTGGAGATCGGGCACCTGGACCGGGCGCTGCTGCGGCTCGGGCTGGGCCAGCTCTCCGAGGAGGAGCTGCGGGCG gctTGTTACCTCCGTGGCCTGAACTCCACTCACCTGGGCCCGGCCGAGTGCCGAgtgtggctgcagcagtggctggggCTGTCCTGCAAGCTCCAAG cctCCGAAGCCTCCCTGCTGGCCAACAGCCTGGTCCTGCTGTCCCTCAACTACCTCCGGGCCAAGGAGTGA
- the LETMD1 gene encoding LETM1 domain-containing protein 1 isoform X1, whose amino-acid sequence MVVGSSCPLRALGGGVPISLSPPGRSHSSASPLTPICPPAFPGAFPPGLTWRGEGGSCRVPVCYRSGRAGPRALLAALASRAKTFPRTYERFLQGSCPRLYLLHTTFSRGIQALLLEVQEIRKIRWKMSQQSLRVQQLPYRDMERLRQFRRDVLKALPIGVLAIPPFANFLVIVLMYFFPRQLLIRYFWTPAQQVEFLETYDSIRRDSYLDVVQSLALAARSLPERRLGQRLQELCAEVLRGSQPCVAELCALRSLFSGSPLALNKLQVSHVRALSRVLFLTTHLPAFLLRRRLRSHVLEIGHLDRALLRLGLGQLSEEELRAACYLRGLNSTHLGPAECRVWLQQWLGLSCKLQASEASLLANSLVLLSLNYLRAKE is encoded by the exons ATGGTGGTGGGGTCCTCATGCCCTCTCAGGGCacttggggggggggtcccCATCTCCCTATCCCCTCCAGGGCGGTCCCACAGCTCAGCCTCACCTCTCACTCCAATCTGTCCCCCTGCTTTCCCTGGAGCTTTTCCCCCAGGACTAACgtggaggggggagggggggtccTGCAGGGTCCCCGTTTGCTACCGctcgggccgggccgggcccagggccctcctggctgctttGGCCTCCAGAGCCAAGACCTTTCCCAGGACCTACGAGAGGTTCCTGCAGGGGAGCTGCCCTCGCCTCTACCTGCTGCACACTACCTTCagcagag GAATCCAAGCACTGCTTCTGGAAGTccaagaaatcagaaaaatccGATGGAAAATGTCCCAGCAGAGCCTGAGGGTGCAGCAGCTCCCGTACCGGGACATGGAGCGGCTGCGGCAG TTCCGCCGGGACGTGCTCAAGGCTCTTCCCATCGGGGTTCTGGCCATCCCGCCCTTCGCCAACTTCCTGGTCATCGTCCTGAT GTATTTCTTCCCACGCCAGCTCCTGATCCGCTACTTCTGGACCCCTGCCCAGCAGGTGGAATTCCTGGAGACCTACGACTCCATCCGGAGAGATTCCTACCTGGATGTGGTGCAGAGTTTAGCACTGGCAGCTCGTTCCCTTCCGGAGCGGCGGCTGGGACAGCGCCTGCAGGAGCTCTGCGCCGAG GTGCTGAGAGGTTCTCAGCCGTGCGTGGCCGAGCTCTGCGCCCTCCGGAGTTTGTTTTCGGGATCTCCGCTGGCTCTGAACAAGCTCCAGGTGTCCCACGTG CGAGCCCTGAGCCGGGTCCTGTTCCTCACCACGCACCTCCCGGCGTTTCTCCTGCGGCGGCGCCTGCGGAGCCACGTCCTGGAGATCGGGCACCTGGACCGGGCGCTGCTGCGGCTCGGGCTGGGCCAGCTCTCCGAGGAGGAGCTGCGGGCG gctTGTTACCTCCGTGGCCTGAACTCCACTCACCTGGGCCCGGCCGAGTGCCGAgtgtggctgcagcagtggctggggCTGTCCTGCAAGCTCCAAG cctCCGAAGCCTCCCTGCTGGCCAACAGCCTGGTCCTGCTGTCCCTCAACTACCTCCGGGCCAAGGAGTGA